AGACATATAAACTTCTGTTCTTAACATCTCAGTGACATCTTTGGTCAAATTTTTGTGCAAAACAATAATTTGGGGCTGATTGGCTCAGAGGAGGCAGGGAAAAAGATTATTGGACAAGAATGACAATAACAGCATTGAGACTGACAGCGTAGTGATGtcaagaacagaaaaacaacactaaGGAAAACAGGCAGATGagtaatggattggatttatatagcgcttttcaaggcacccaaagcgctttacaataccactattcattcactctcacattcatacactggtggaggcagctacagttgtagccacagctgccctggggcagactgacagaagcgaggctgccatatcgtgccatcggcccctctggccaacaccagtaggcaagtagggtaaagtgtcttgcccagggacacaacgacctggacagagagcccagggatcgaaccggcgaccttccggttacagatgtgattcccaaccccctgagccacggttgaGTGATTACAGTTCGTCCTTATTGAATTTAGTTGTCCTCTTGGGTCTCAGAGTACAggcttattttttttcctagaGTTTCCAAAAGTAGAGTAGAAGGTAGAGCCTTGAGCTATTAGGCCTGCTCCTGTGGACTCAGTTCTAGTTTGGTTTCAGGAGGCAGATTAGATATATAAGTTTTCCTGAATGAAACTTTTCATAGCTTTAATAAGGGCTGATCATCGACCATAGTCTTGTATGCTGCTATACGCAAAACAGCTCGGGGAGTTCTCATAATGCTCTGAGCACTTAACCTTGACGACCCTCTTTTCAGTCGCCACTCGTAAATATGACGCTCTTGCATGTCATTAACTTTTATCTTCTCTCTCACATGATTTGTCTTTTATTCTGTTAGTCGTTTGTTATCCCTTTATGGGAAACATCAGATGGCTCATATTCTCTCATAGAACTAACAGACATGCCATTCCCTGTGTCTCTAATACAGACTGGTGTGCAAAATCAGGGAAGAGACACCAAACCAGGGACTCAACATCACTCTGGAAGTGAATGAGGGAGAGGTGGAGGGCATTTTCTCAGTTGAAGGCACAGCTCAGATTTCTGGCTTGTCATTTGTGGTGAGATCAATTTTTAAATGGCACCACCCTGTTATAAACTCTCTGTTTTCTAATTATCAGAAATAATTTCTGTAATGCATTTTGGAATCACGATGTGATttactttgtgtgtttcttATTAGACACCCAGCATAACAGAAATCAAGCCTGATTACGGGCCCTTGTTTGGAGGAACAGTGGTTACATTAAGAGGCAGATATCTTAACACAGGAGTAACAAGAAATGTCAAAATTGGAGATAAAAACTGCACCATTCAAAAGTGAGTAACATAGACGCTACAACACATTGGTTTTGCTGTGCATTTAAGCAGGTAGCCTTAGTTATGTATAGTTGGTTATTTGAATTTCTATTGCTTTCAGTGTTTCTGAAGGAAAGGGGACTTTGTCTTCAATCGTCTGCCACACAGAAGCTGCTGAGGCTGTTGGGGAACTACCTGTGAAAGTCATTATTGACAGCCTTCAAGTGAATGACACTAAGATGTTTTCCTACAAGAATAATCCTGTTATAAACTCTGTGTTTCCGAATTGCAGTTTCCAAAGGTATGACACTAAACTGGTCTAACTAATAGGCTTACCACCAAGTTCCTCATCAAAACTAGCAGGCATGCTAATTTATATTGCCTTACAGAGGCTCCAAGCTGGTGATAGAAGGTCAGAATCTTGATGTTGCTAACAAAATTGTGGTTGAGTACACTCTGAAATCTCACTTCAGTGAGCGTCTTCAACGGGTAAGTAAGGTTTTGTAAAACTTTACTGGGATTTTTTTCTAATGCAGTTACATTTTTCagttaattaattttaacttgaTTGCAAACagcatattatttttttgttttacctcaGGTTTGCAGTGGCACAAGAAATGCCACACACATGGAGTGCTGGGTTCCTGCTTTTCCAGAACAAATTCCAGATACCATTTTTAAAACTGGAGTGCTTTGTATTCACATAGATGGGGAAAATGACGCCTGGAAAAGTAACTTTTCCTACTACCCTAATGCCCAAGTCATTCCCTTTGAAAACGATGACAGTATATTACTTCTAAAACCAGGAGAGGACGAGGTTTCACTGCATGTATGTTCACACACTCATGTGCAGTTTTTCCtgctctgtcatttgtttgGCTGTTTGTACAAAAACCTCAGGAACAGTAGTTGCATTCTTCACAAGACAACAATTACTGcttgtgttttaatatttaaaccctTTTTCAATTTGTAACAGCATAAAAAATTGGATGCAGTACAAACATGTATGAAGATCACAATGACCATTGGTGATGCGGTCTGCAAAGCGCAGGTTTTGCAAAATGAGCTGACCTGCAGGATTCCTAAAGGCCTGGTTGTTCCCAGCAACGGGCTGCCTGTTAGGGTAAGAATCATCTGTTTAAGCCATCCTAAATCACTTATGGAGActcatatttaaataaatgtatttaacaaGAGGGATCATATTTTCCACTGCTGCAGGTGTTTGTGAACCATGACGTTTATGATATGGGTACAGTGCTCTTTGATGACAGCTTCAACAACAATGCGATTGCAGGCATTGTCCTGGGCATCATTGCCGCACTGGTAGTAGGAGCTGCCCTTGCATTAATTGTTATGATtaatttaaggaaaaaaaagagaggtgaGAAAGACTTTGCTATTTTGTGATGCATTTCAATAAACTGACATACTTTACTAAGCAATCTTGCAACAAATTTTAATTACATGCATCTGTCAGTCGTTCTTAGCCGACCTTCGGCTCACCGGTGCTTCACACATTATCCTCAGTGGATTCTTCCCTTGTGTCATTCACAATTTAGTAAAAAAAGTTATATATAAAAAGCTCTACATGGCCAAGCTCATGACATAAGGTTTCAGCTAATCCACCAAGATCATATTCTAGCAGGTGGCATGAAGCACCTTGTAACTGTGTATTCTAAAAACTGTTATAAAAATGACCAtgctattattttaaatttatatgCACACCTTCAGAATGTATTTTGTCCTGTCTCTCTCtatgatttttctttgttaactgattttgattgattgaattcTCCCCTCCAGCCACCATAGAGAATCGCTTATCAGCGATGATGTCACATAATCTACGCCTGAGCAACAATAATTCTTCTTCTCCAACAGATGACTACAGACAGGGTGAGAGATTCAAGCCATGAACTGATTCAGTTTAATGTGTCAAAGAACAACCTGACTAATAAAGTTATTTAggaacatttattattattgaggAACATTATATAAACTTGAGCAtagataatcttttttttttttttatcccagtCCATTAAATACTTTCATGCTTTTCATTCTTCGCATGTACTCAGATTttatcagttatttatttgcctgtttatgttttttctctAATGCATTACAATAGATCTTTACTATCAAACTTCAGGTTCAGCAGGACTGGCTTTCCAGGGTTTATTGTACAGTGCCAGCTCTGATCATCTATCTGTTCCTTTGATGCCACGAGACAATATCTCAATGGTTAGCCTGAATTCCAATATTCTTGAAGAGGTCAAAGATGTGCTAATCCCACCTGAGATGCTCTCAATTGAGGATAGTCAGATTATTGGCAAAGGTGAACCTCAGTATTGTACAATTGTTATTACTAATTTGCCAATTTAGCACAGAATTCCTATAAGGCAATTTTCTTCTAATATAGGTCACTTTGGGACAGTTTATCATGGATACCTGTTAgacaacaacaagaaagaaaTCCACTGTGCTATTAAATCACTGAACAGTAAGTGAATATCAGTTTATTTCATAAAAGAAATTGGTGTTTTGTGAGCTGCTGGCTGGTAGATTAAAGTATTTTATTATATGTGTTTTATTAACAGGGATAACAGATTTCCAGGAAGTAGACCAGTTCCTCAGAGAGGGGATCATTATGAAAGGCTTTAACCACCCTAACATACTGTCACTGTTGGGTATCATGCTGCCCAAAGAAGGGCTCCCCCTGGTGGTTCTGCCATATATGAAGCATGGAGATCTGCGCCATTTCATCCGTTCTAAGAACAGGGTAAATTAAACTGTGGGGACTGTGAAGATGCTCTATTCACGCCATTACAAGTTTTGTCCTtagatctctctttttttgtttttacaaactctTTGTCCTTTACAGAATCCAACAGTGAAAGACCTGATTGGGTTTGGTCTTCAGGTTGCCAGGGGAATGGAGTACTTAGCCCAAAAGAAATTTGTTCACAGAGACCTGGCTGCGCGTAACTGCATGTGAGTGTGACTCATGCACTGATTACTGGCCTTGATATGAAAGACTTTGACTCACTACAAGCAAACGTATTTGTTGTTGGCCATAAGGGGAAATAATTCTGCAGTTTTAGCCGTTTTAAATTTGTGAACACATTGTTGTagtcagttgtatatagcaaaatgaaattatttcatgaaaatAATTTGATGTTCATTGCAAAGCTTGTTAATAAATTCATCAGCTTTCAGGCATCTTTTaaaattattagttattttctgcaatgttaaaaaaaagtattagatAAAAGTGACAAATGTACATTAACatgattttgaaaaaaaaatcatttttattttagattctttTTTCTACATGAAAGATAGTTTAGATCAGAGGTCCCCAGCCGTTTTTGCATCACAGAccagtttatgtccgacaattttttcatgtattggcctttaaggtgttgcagatgaatacaacaaaataaaacaagtaccgataccaaaaaaaggaaaatttattcataacacacgggaaaaataaaataaataataaaaaacgcTAAAAAGcccgaaaaccataaatttcacacccgaaccttaactctcacggcccggtaccaaacgactcacggactggCCTGGAGGTTGGGACCGCTGGTTTAGATGTTAAACACATAGCTTACTCAACATGTATAAGCTTACACCATTAGATCTCATCATAGAGAACATGGTTGATATTCACTGACACTCGTTGTACACGTGCTAGTCTACATGTTAGAAATGTAAAGTAGAAATATGTTATTTGAACTAGATAGTCCATTCTTAAGATGTTTTGTCTTGACAGGCTGGATGAAAACTTCACAGTAAAGGTTGCTGACTTTGGTATGGCAAGAGACGTCTATGCCAAGGAGTACTACAGCATTCAAGATCACAAAAGGGTGAAGCTCCCTGTAAAGTGGATGGCCATCGAAAGCCTGCAAACACAGAAGTTCACAACCAAGTCTGATGTTGTAAGTGTGCCTAATTAATCAAGCCAATGAAGATCATTTTAaatcaggggtgcccaatcccggtcctcgagagctaccatcctgcagcttttagatgcatccttgttcccacacacccgaatcaaatgaatggcttgttatcaggcctttgccaaacatgatggcatgctgaagaggtaatcaagccatttgattcagctgtgttggagtagggatgcatctaaaagctgcaggatagtagctctcgaggactgggattgggcagccctgttTTAAATCAATCACtcaaccaatcaatcaatcaatcaatcaatatacATACAATATATTATTCTTTATCTGTTTCACAGTGGTCATATGGCATCTTACTGTGGGAGCTGTTAACCAGAGGTGCTAGCCCGTATCCAGAGGTGGACCCCTATGACATCACGCAGTACTTGTTGAAGGGACGTCGGCTTCTGCAGCCACAGTATTGCCCAGACACCCTGTAAGAATTAGCACCCTTTCACTATCCCGTAGCATATGGGCATTAttagataagataactctttattgtcattgcacagtcatacatagtacaatagtgcaatgaaattggaaaactgtcctacgtcggcattATGTAACGTTGATGTCTTTAGTGGCCTCAATTCCACCCTGCATACCTCTAAATCACAGGGATTTAATCCTATGCTACTTTGTATTTGAGAAAAAACAATGCCCGTTATTCAGTAGTGTCTTCACCTGCTTACTCTTTTACTTACTCAGCTTTTCATTCAATAATTTACGCAATTATTCATTCCACAGCTATGTAATCATGCTGGCGTGTTGGGACCCGGAGCCTGAGTGTAGACCTACCTTCCATAGCTTGGCTACCGAAGTGCAGCGCATCCTGTCCAATCTGAAAGGAGAGCACTACATCAGTTTGAAGGTTACCTACGTCAACTTAGACCAGCCAAGGCCTTACCCCTCCCTAGTTGGAAGTGAAGCCACAACCTCAGACTTGGACACAGACTCTAATGGTAGCAGCTGAAGGTGCAATGACACAAAGCTCTTTGGCAGGATCACGGCATCCAGAGTTGGAAAACATACAAGAGAAAAGGACAGCTTATAAAAATTTTTATGTGTATAAACCCGAGCACGCTGAACATTTTGCTACTGATTTATTTGACACTGTAGGCATTATAAACTCTAACTGGAGGGAAAAACCCCACTGGAAGATTCATACTGGTTACTAAATTTTTTTTGTGACAAAATAGAAGCAGCATGCTGACTTATTTTCTATAACACGAGCGTGAATGAGACAAAATGAATGTAAAATAGAGCCTTGTTCTTAGACTTGCAGAACAGGGTTGAGTGGTACGTACATGGTGTTATTCACACATATAGTACGTGTCTCTAAATGTCTCTAAATCAGTACCTTAAACTTTGGGGGCATATGAACAGTGACTTGTGCTCAGGGGTTAACAGTTTTCATATTTGCACCACAATTGTTTTGCCATATGGGCTAacttaaattgttttatttaggtCTGTAGCATGTAGATTTAAAAAGAATACACGTGTGCATCTTACATCACACATGTAAAATAACTCAGTCGACACAAATTTGGAGCCGCTCATACAAAAAAAGCTCTGGGCCCAGAGTTATGAAAGTGAGCTTTTTGTCCTGTGTGGAAACACATCCATGCTTGTAATTATCACTAGAGGGCAACAAA
This DNA window, taken from Astatotilapia calliptera chromosome 5, fAstCal1.2, whole genome shotgun sequence, encodes the following:
- the LOC113022284 gene encoding macrophage-stimulating protein receptor-like isoform X1, with the protein product MVSLTALLTVWIWMLSQTALGQHTCPSTPQSSIDFTVTYSLPHFQTQKPIQNIAVNPDNEQVYIGYQNAVVGVNSSMNKIWEVKTGPIGSPDCETCLACDVEVQPEDPVDTDNEILLLDPALNLVPYLYICGSTRYGICYFTDITLEAPAPQCLYTKKRNSPTYCRDCVASPFGTKAMIAEDGQTSYFFVAASVNDRITQTYPRRSLSVLRPLSTEDGFDMVTNVTVLPGLRDSYSINYIYSFSAKDYVYFLSLQRENPYKNDSAFQTRLGRLSISNPEMWMYRELILECRYEPKRRRRRRGTFKGTVYNGLQAAHFGQVGKDLADELRVAEGENVLYGVFAEVNKHGQPQKNSALCAFPLTKINQEIEAGEEACCKSSTEQLSRGLCHFQPCENCPHENSDSRCTDKPTLVSKPYYRVDLFNSEMRNVLFTSVLVNTIETHTVGHFGTSDGRILQVILSSYNHIIFANYSLGETAVSRNAAVYSEESLLFVVGNKMFRVPSTGPGCAHFKTCPMCLNAPFFMNCGWCSGICSRQEECSSQWNKKSCGPIITEFFPKMVPAGGVTEVTLCGSEFQSVLRPPIISGKTHIVTVGSGTVCDVLPEKSNSNRLVCKIREETPNQGLNITLEVNEGEVEGIFSVEGTAQISGLSFVTPSITEIKPDYGPLFGGTVVTLRGRYLNTGVTRNVKIGDKNCTIQNVSEGKGTLSSIVCHTEAAEAVGELPVKVIIDSLQVNDTKMFSYKNNPVINSVFPNCSFQRGSKLVIEGQNLDVANKIVVEYTLKSHFSERLQRVCSGTRNATHMECWVPAFPEQIPDTIFKTGVLCIHIDGENDAWKSNFSYYPNAQVIPFENDDSILLLKPGEDEVSLHHKKLDAVQTCMKITMTIGDAVCKAQVLQNELTCRIPKGLVVPSNGLPVRVFVNHDVYDMGTVLFDDSFNNNAIAGIVLGIIAALVVGAALALIVMINLRKKKRATIENRLSAMMSHNLRLSNNNSSSPTDDYRQDLYYQTSGSAGLAFQGLLYSASSDHLSVPLMPRDNISMVSLNSNILEEVKDVLIPPEMLSIEDSQIIGKGHFGTVYHGYLLDNNKKEIHCAIKSLNRITDFQEVDQFLREGIIMKGFNHPNILSLLGIMLPKEGLPLVVLPYMKHGDLRHFIRSKNRNPTVKDLIGFGLQVARGMEYLAQKKFVHRDLAARNCMLDENFTVKVADFGMARDVYAKEYYSIQDHKRVKLPVKWMAIESLQTQKFTTKSDVWSYGILLWELLTRGASPYPEVDPYDITQYLLKGRRLLQPQYCPDTLYVIMLACWDPEPECRPTFHSLATEVQRILSNLKGEHYISLKVTYVNLDQPRPYPSLVGSEATTSDLDTDSNGSS
- the LOC113022284 gene encoding macrophage-stimulating protein receptor-like isoform X2; this encodes MVSLTALLTVWIWMLSQTALGQHTCPSTPQSSIDFTVTYSLPHFQTQKPIQNIAVNPDNEQVYIGYQNAVVGVNSSMNKIWEVKTGPIGSPDCETCLACDVEVQPEDPVDTDNEILLLDPALNLVPYLYICGSTRYGICYFTDITLEAPAPQCLYTKKRNSPTYCRDCVASPFGTKAMIAEDGQTSYFFVAASVNDRITQTYPRRSLSVLRPLSTEDGFDMVTNVTVLPGLRDSYSINYIYSFSAKDYVYFLSLQRENPYKNDSAFQTRLGRLSISNPEMWMYRELILECRYEPKRRRRRRGTFKGTVYNGLQAAHFGQVGKDLADELRVAEGENVLYGVFAEVNKHGQPQKNSALCAFPLTKINQEIEAGEEACCKSSTEQLSRGLCHFQPCENCPHENSDSRCTDKPTLVSKPYYRVDLFNSEMRNVLFTSVLVNTIETHTVGHFGTSDGRILQVILSSYNHIIFANYSLGETAVSRNAAVYSEESLLFVVGNKMFRVPSTGPGCAHFKTCPMCLNAPFFMNCGWCSGICSRQEECSSQWNKKSCGPIITEFFPKMVPAGGVTEVTLCGSEFQSVLRPPIISGKTHIVTVGSGTVCDVLPEKSNSNRLVCKIREETPNQGLNITLEVNEGEVEGIFSVEGTAQISGLSFVTPSITEIKPDYGPLFGGTVVTLRGRYLNTGVTRNVKIGDKNCTIQNVSEGKGTLSSIVCHTEAAEAVGELPVKVIIDSLQVNDTKMFSYKNNPVINSVFPNCSFQRGSKLVIEGQNLDVANKIVVEYTLKSHFSERLQRVCSGTRNATHMECWVPAFPEQIPDTIFKTGVLCIHIDGENDAWKSNFSYYPNAQVIPFENDDSILLLKPGEDEVSLHHKKLDAVQTCMKITMTIGDAVCKAQVLQNELTCRIPKGLVVPSNGLPVRVFVNHDVYDMGTVLFDDSFNNNAIAGIVLGIIAALVVGAALALIVMINLRKKKRATIENRLSAMMSHNLRLSNNNSSSPTDDYRQGSAGLAFQGLLYSASSDHLSVPLMPRDNISMVSLNSNILEEVKDVLIPPEMLSIEDSQIIGKGHFGTVYHGYLLDNNKKEIHCAIKSLNRITDFQEVDQFLREGIIMKGFNHPNILSLLGIMLPKEGLPLVVLPYMKHGDLRHFIRSKNRNPTVKDLIGFGLQVARGMEYLAQKKFVHRDLAARNCMLDENFTVKVADFGMARDVYAKEYYSIQDHKRVKLPVKWMAIESLQTQKFTTKSDVWSYGILLWELLTRGASPYPEVDPYDITQYLLKGRRLLQPQYCPDTLYVIMLACWDPEPECRPTFHSLATEVQRILSNLKGEHYISLKVTYVNLDQPRPYPSLVGSEATTSDLDTDSNGSS